One segment of Oscillospiraceae bacterium MB08-C2-2 DNA contains the following:
- a CDS encoding ABC transporter ATP-binding protein: MLKVEEINVYYDAIHAIKNVSLEVNEGEIVTLIGANGAGKTTVLHTISGLLHSRTGSVTFMGENIAAIAPDRIVKRGLAHVPEGRRIFLQMSVEENLEMGAYTRPSNEFDPDLKKVYELFPRLLERRKQVAGTLSGGEQQMLAMGRALMSRPKLLMLDEPSMGLAPILVEQIFSIIHEMNKAGTTILLVEQNAQMALSIADRAYVLETGKIAISGTGKELAESDSIRKAYLGG; this comes from the coding sequence ATGCTGAAGGTTGAAGAAATCAATGTCTACTACGATGCCATTCATGCCATCAAGAATGTTTCGCTGGAGGTTAACGAGGGCGAAATCGTCACTCTGATCGGCGCAAACGGTGCAGGCAAAACCACCGTTTTGCATACCATCTCCGGGCTTCTCCATTCCCGTACCGGCTCGGTCACCTTTATGGGTGAAAACATTGCCGCCATTGCCCCCGACCGTATTGTGAAGCGTGGGCTGGCCCATGTTCCCGAGGGGCGGCGTATCTTTTTACAGATGAGCGTGGAAGAAAATTTGGAAATGGGCGCCTATACCCGCCCTTCCAATGAATTTGATCCTGATCTGAAAAAGGTGTATGAATTGTTCCCCCGCCTTTTGGAGCGCCGCAAGCAGGTTGCCGGTACTCTTTCCGGCGGTGAACAGCAGATGCTGGCCATGGGCCGGGCTTTGATGAGCCGCCCCAAGCTGCTGATGCTGGATGAGCCTTCCATGGGTCTTGCTCCCATTCTGGTGGAGCAGATTTTCTCCATTATCCACGAGATGAACAAGGCTGGCACCACCATTCTGCTGGTGGAGCAGAATGCACAGATGGCCCTTTCCATTGCTGACCGGGCCTATGTGCTGGAAACAGGCAAGATTGCCATTTCCGGTACCGGTAAAGAGCTGGCGGAAAGCGACAGTATCCGTAAAGCTTATCTGGGCGGCTAG
- a CDS encoding branched-chain amino acid ABC transporter permease, producing MTFLSYLISGLSLGSVYAIIALGYTMVYGIAKMLNFAHGDVIMVGAYVCFFATSRWQLPPIAGVLLAMVVCTMLGVVIERLAYKPLRSAPSLAVLITAIGVSYFLQNGAQLLWSSSPKVFLPVVPETALKLFDGQLSISSIAIVTVITCIVIMLGLTWFTGTTKMGKAMRACSEDKGAAQLMGISVNMTISVTFAIGSALAAIAGVLLCSAYPTLMPTTGAMPGIKAFTAAVFGGIGSIPGAMLGGILLGIIEIFGKGYISTQLSDAIVFAVLIIILLVKPTGLLGKQITEKV from the coding sequence ATGACGTTCCTTTCCTATCTGATCAGCGGACTGAGTCTTGGCAGTGTTTACGCCATCATCGCCCTGGGTTACACGATGGTATATGGTATTGCCAAGATGCTTAACTTTGCACACGGCGATGTGATCATGGTTGGCGCTTATGTCTGCTTCTTCGCTACCTCCCGATGGCAGCTCCCGCCTATAGCAGGCGTTTTGCTGGCTATGGTGGTGTGTACCATGCTGGGCGTTGTTATTGAACGTCTTGCCTACAAGCCACTGCGTTCCGCTCCCTCTCTGGCGGTTTTGATCACCGCCATTGGTGTCAGCTATTTCCTCCAAAATGGAGCACAGCTTCTTTGGAGCTCCAGCCCCAAGGTGTTTCTTCCCGTTGTGCCGGAAACCGCCCTCAAGCTCTTTGATGGGCAGCTTTCCATTTCTTCCATTGCCATTGTCACAGTTATCACCTGCATTGTGATTATGCTGGGGTTGACTTGGTTCACCGGAACCACCAAAATGGGTAAGGCCATGCGTGCCTGCTCGGAGGATAAGGGTGCCGCCCAGCTCATGGGCATCAGCGTGAATATGACCATTTCGGTCACTTTTGCCATTGGCTCCGCACTGGCTGCCATTGCCGGTGTGCTGCTTTGCTCCGCTTACCCCACTTTGATGCCCACCACCGGCGCTATGCCGGGCATCAAAGCCTTTACCGCTGCCGTATTCGGTGGTATCGGTTCCATTCCCGGTGCTATGCTGGGTGGAATTCTACTGGGTATTATCGAGATATTCGGAAAAGGCTATATCTCCACACAGCTTTCCGATGCCATTGTATTCGCTGTTTTGATTATCATTCTGCTTGTAAAGCCTACTGGGCTTCTAGGGAAGCAGATTACCGAGAAAGTTTGA
- a CDS encoding LysR family transcriptional regulator, which translates to MTIQKLRYIIEIVGSGSMSEAAKRLFITQPSLSGMVKELEEQLGFTIFLRTNKGVTLSQEGAEFLGYARQVVEQTDLLEQRYLHVKPSRQLLSVSTQHYAFVVQAFVRLIEEFGADEYEFTFRDTRTHEILEDVRTLRSEIGVIYMNDFNEKVLSQILRQYGLEFHKLFTAKPHIFVGASNPLAQKKAVTLEDLEEYPCLSFEQGEYNSFYYSEEILSTLVHKKSIRVSDRATIFNLMIGLGGYTISTGVINADLNGSDIVSVPLLVDETITVGWIAHKSVTLSRLAEQLVIKLEEAAQASGYIG; encoded by the coding sequence ATGACTATACAAAAGCTCCGCTACATTATTGAAATTGTCGGCAGCGGCTCCATGAGTGAGGCGGCCAAGCGCCTTTTCATCACACAGCCCAGCCTTTCCGGTATGGTGAAGGAGCTGGAGGAGCAGCTTGGCTTTACCATTTTCCTGCGTACCAACAAGGGAGTGACCCTCTCGCAGGAGGGGGCGGAGTTTCTGGGCTATGCCCGGCAGGTGGTGGAGCAGACCGACCTGCTGGAACAGCGCTACCTCCATGTCAAACCCTCCCGCCAGCTGCTTTCGGTCTCCACCCAGCACTATGCCTTTGTGGTACAGGCTTTTGTGCGGCTCATTGAGGAGTTTGGAGCCGATGAATATGAATTTACCTTCCGAGATACCCGAACCCACGAAATTCTGGAGGATGTACGCACCCTGCGCAGTGAAATCGGGGTGATCTATATGAACGATTTCAACGAAAAGGTGCTCAGCCAGATTCTGCGGCAGTATGGGTTGGAGTTCCACAAGCTCTTTACTGCAAAGCCCCATATCTTTGTGGGAGCCTCCAACCCTCTTGCCCAGAAAAAGGCGGTTACCTTGGAGGATTTGGAGGAATACCCCTGCCTCTCTTTTGAGCAGGGGGAATACAATTCCTTTTACTATTCGGAGGAAATCCTCAGTACGCTGGTTCATAAAAAAAGCATCCGGGTCTCCGACCGGGCCACGATCTTTAACCTGATGATCGGGCTTGGGGGTTACACCATTTCTACAGGCGTGATTAATGCAGACCTCAACGGCAGTGACATTGTCTCGGTTCCGCTGCTGGTGGATGAGACCATAACAGTGGGGTGGATAGCCCATAAAAGCGTTACCCTTTCCCGGCTGGCGGAGCAGCTGGTGATAAAGCTGGAGGAGGCTGCTCAAGCCTCTGGGTATATAGGATAA
- a CDS encoding ABC transporter substrate-binding protein, protein MKKIFASLLTLALVLGSLAGCGGSGSSAASSQAASTGTDASAPAQAGTAQAAYKVGGTGPLTGGAAIYGIAAKNGAQIAVEEINALGGIQFELRYEDDEHDAEKAVNAYNQLKDWGMQISLGSVTSTPCAATAAETFADRIFALTPSASATAVIDGKDNMYQMCFTDPNQGLASAQYISDKKLGTKIAVIYKNDDVYSSGIYSTFESKAKELGLEIVSATTFTEDSQNDFSVQLTDAKNKGADLVFLPIYYTPASLIFQQAKAMDFAPKFFGVDGMDGILALENFDTSLAENVMLLTPFNADSTDELTTSFVAKYKEKFGETPNQFAADGYDCIYAYKAALEAAGATPDMSAQDICEKLVATFPTISVDGLTGQDMTWAASGEVSKSPKGMVIQSGAYVGMD, encoded by the coding sequence ATGAAAAAAATATTTGCTTCTTTACTGACCTTGGCATTGGTGCTGGGCAGCCTTGCCGGCTGTGGCGGCAGCGGTAGCAGCGCTGCTTCCAGCCAGGCTGCTTCTACCGGAACGGATGCTTCTGCCCCTGCTCAGGCTGGCACAGCACAGGCTGCTTATAAGGTAGGCGGCACCGGCCCCCTCACCGGCGGCGCAGCCATCTATGGCATCGCAGCTAAAAACGGCGCACAAATCGCCGTGGAAGAAATCAACGCCTTGGGCGGCATCCAGTTTGAGCTGCGCTATGAAGATGATGAGCATGACGCTGAGAAGGCAGTCAATGCTTACAACCAGCTGAAAGACTGGGGCATGCAGATTTCCTTGGGTTCGGTTACCAGCACCCCCTGTGCTGCCACTGCTGCTGAAACCTTTGCAGACCGCATCTTTGCTTTGACTCCTTCTGCTTCTGCTACCGCAGTCATTGATGGCAAAGACAATATGTATCAGATGTGCTTCACCGACCCCAACCAGGGTTTGGCCTCCGCACAGTATATCTCTGATAAGAAGCTGGGCACCAAGATCGCTGTTATCTACAAGAACGATGATGTTTATTCCTCCGGTATCTACTCCACTTTTGAGAGCAAAGCCAAAGAGCTTGGCCTTGAAATTGTTTCTGCAACCACCTTTACCGAGGATAGCCAGAACGATTTCTCCGTTCAGCTGACCGATGCTAAAAACAAAGGCGCTGACCTTGTGTTCCTGCCCATTTACTATACCCCCGCTTCTTTGATCTTCCAGCAGGCCAAGGCAATGGATTTTGCTCCTAAGTTCTTTGGTGTAGACGGCATGGACGGTATCCTTGCTCTGGAAAACTTTGATACCTCCTTGGCTGAAAACGTAATGCTGTTGACTCCCTTTAATGCAGATTCCACCGACGAGCTGACCACCAGCTTTGTTGCCAAATACAAAGAGAAGTTCGGCGAAACCCCCAACCAGTTTGCTGCTGACGGTTACGACTGCATTTATGCCTATAAAGCTGCTTTGGAAGCTGCCGGCGCTACTCCTGACATGAGTGCACAGGATATCTGCGAAAAGCTGGTTGCCACTTTCCCCACCATTTCTGTTGATGGCCTGACCGGTCAGGATATGACCTGGGCCGCTAGTGGTGAAGTTTCCAAGAGCCCCAAGGGCATGGTTATTCAGAGCGGCGCCTACGTCGGTATGGACTAA
- a CDS encoding 5-methyltetrahydropteroyltriglutamate--homocysteine S-methyltransferase: protein MSQYANVKQRNLPPFRFDSVGSFLRSEALKQAREQFNQGTLTQAQLTQVENDEITKLVAKQKEVGLRAVTDGEFRRSYWHLDFFWGFQGVKHVVLDQGYQFHGEETRADSAILTGKLGLDGHPFLEHYRFLKSLVGEDTVAKQCIPAPAQFYAELVRGDNEKLVDTYYPDREELYKDIAHVYRQAILAFYELGCRNLQLDDCTWGMVCDENFWKLMAGEGYDLQSLMELYLRLNNDALTDLPKDLVVTTHVCRGNYHSTWAASGGYDTAAPVLFARENVDAFFLEFDTDRAGGFAPLSYVPAHKQVVLGVFSSKTGQLEDKEAILSRIKDAIEFVSIDNICLSPQCGFASTEEGNILTEEQQWAKLRFIKDIADELWK, encoded by the coding sequence ATGAGCCAATATGCAAATGTCAAACAGAGGAACCTGCCCCCTTTCCGTTTTGACAGTGTCGGCAGCTTTTTGCGGTCGGAGGCGCTGAAACAAGCCCGGGAGCAGTTTAACCAAGGAACCCTTACACAGGCCCAGCTCACACAGGTTGAGAACGATGAAATCACCAAGCTGGTTGCAAAGCAAAAGGAAGTGGGCCTTCGTGCCGTTACTGATGGTGAGTTTCGCCGCAGCTACTGGCACCTTGATTTCTTTTGGGGCTTTCAGGGAGTCAAGCATGTGGTGCTGGATCAGGGCTATCAGTTCCATGGGGAGGAAACCCGGGCTGATTCCGCTATCCTGACCGGTAAGCTGGGCCTTGACGGCCATCCTTTTCTGGAACATTACCGCTTCTTGAAAAGCCTTGTGGGTGAGGATACAGTCGCCAAGCAGTGCATCCCGGCACCCGCCCAATTCTATGCCGAACTGGTGCGAGGCGATAATGAAAAGCTGGTGGATACATATTACCCCGATAGGGAAGAGCTTTATAAAGATATCGCCCATGTTTACCGGCAGGCAATCCTGGCCTTTTATGAACTGGGCTGCCGCAACCTTCAGCTGGATGACTGCACTTGGGGCATGGTCTGTGATGAAAACTTCTGGAAGCTGATGGCAGGGGAGGGCTATGACCTGCAATCTCTCATGGAGCTGTACCTGCGCCTGAACAACGATGCGCTCACCGATTTGCCGAAGGATTTGGTTGTGACCACCCATGTGTGCCGGGGCAATTATCACTCCACTTGGGCGGCCTCCGGCGGCTACGATACAGCGGCCCCGGTTCTTTTTGCCAGGGAAAATGTGGATGCCTTCTTCCTCGAGTTTGATACAGACCGTGCCGGTGGCTTTGCCCCTTTGAGCTATGTTCCCGCCCACAAGCAGGTGGTGCTGGGGGTCTTTTCCTCCAAGACTGGTCAGCTGGAAGACAAGGAGGCTATTTTGAGCCGCATTAAGGATGCAATAGAGTTTGTTTCCATTGATAATATCTGCCTGAGCCCCCAGTGTGGGTTTGCCTCCACCGAGGAGGGTAACATCCTCACCGAGGAGCAGCAATGGGCTAAGCTGCGGTTTATTAAGGACATTGCAGACGAGCTTTGGAAATAA
- a CDS encoding branched-chain amino acid ABC transporter permease produces MNKFSKAVRTNTCIYGTVIVAYVVLQFLMAGGNLSSSLKGQLVPICAYVIMAISLNLTVGVLGELSLGHAGFMSVGAFTGVVACISLENVIPIPMVRLGVGILAGTLFAALAGVLIGIPVLRLAGDYLAIVTLAFGEIIKNIITCLYVGVDDRGLHFGFLSSAAALELNPGGRIIIDGPMGISAIPKLSTFTTGFVLIILTLVIVLNLVKSRSGRAIMAVRDNRIAAESVGIPVTKYKMMAFVTSAALAGGAGALYAMNFSTIIATKFNFNTSILILVFVVLGGLGNMWGSIVSATILTVLPEMLRQFNDYRMLIYAVVLILVMLTTNSGSFRSIINRGLAAIRPANKKGGASK; encoded by the coding sequence ATGAATAAATTCAGTAAGGCTGTCCGCACCAACACCTGCATCTACGGCACTGTCATTGTGGCTTATGTAGTCCTTCAGTTTTTGATGGCTGGCGGCAATCTCAGCTCTTCCCTGAAGGGGCAGCTGGTGCCCATCTGCGCATATGTGATTATGGCCATTTCCCTAAACTTGACTGTTGGTGTTTTGGGTGAGCTTTCACTTGGACATGCCGGGTTTATGAGCGTTGGCGCTTTTACCGGTGTGGTGGCCTGCATCAGTCTGGAAAATGTAATCCCCATTCCGATGGTACGCTTGGGTGTTGGTATTTTAGCAGGTACTCTCTTTGCAGCACTGGCCGGGGTTCTCATTGGTATACCGGTTCTGCGGCTGGCAGGTGACTATCTGGCCATCGTAACACTGGCCTTCGGTGAGATTATCAAAAACATCATCACCTGCCTGTATGTAGGCGTGGATGACCGCGGGCTTCACTTCGGCTTTTTAAGCAGTGCCGCTGCTTTGGAGCTGAACCCGGGCGGGCGCATCATCATCGATGGACCGATGGGTATTTCAGCTATACCTAAGCTTTCCACCTTCACCACCGGCTTTGTGCTGATTATACTCACTCTGGTCATTGTTCTCAATCTGGTAAAGAGCCGTTCGGGCCGGGCGATCATGGCAGTGCGTGACAACCGCATTGCCGCCGAAAGTGTCGGCATCCCGGTTACCAAGTATAAAATGATGGCTTTTGTCACCTCTGCGGCCTTAGCCGGTGGTGCAGGCGCTCTTTATGCCATGAATTTTTCCACCATCATTGCCACCAAGTTCAACTTCAACACCTCTATCCTAATTCTGGTGTTTGTGGTATTGGGCGGCCTTGGCAACATGTGGGGCTCCATCGTTTCGGCAACGATTCTCACCGTTTTGCCCGAAATGCTTCGCCAGTTCAATGATTACCGTATGCTGATCTACGCCGTGGTGCTGATTCTCGTTATGCTGACTACCAACAGCGGCTCCTTCCGCAGCATCATCAACCGTGGCCTCGCAGCCATTCGCCCTGCCAACAAGAAAGGGGGCGCATCCAAATGA
- a CDS encoding ABC transporter ATP-binding protein produces the protein MNFEKRPPTKMIPVPSNSIIPERDIDKLPVLDVRNLGIDFGGLTAVDSFNLTVGRTEIAGLIGPNGAGKTTVFNLLTKVYQPTRGTILLDGRDTHSMTTMQVNRSGIARTFQNIRLFSNLTVEDNVKLGLHNHINYDMWSGILRLPAYWKAEKLAHDRALELLSIFDMQDFAHHQAGSLPYGAQRRLEIVRALATNPSLLLLDEPAAGMNPSETAELMENIVKVRDTFQIAIMLIEHDMNLVMGICEGICVLNFGKVIAKGTPGEIQNNPQVIEAYLGKKKEG, from the coding sequence ATGAATTTTGAGAAAAGACCCCCCACTAAAATGATTCCAGTTCCTTCCAACAGCATCATTCCCGAGCGGGATATCGATAAGCTGCCTGTTCTGGATGTCCGCAATCTGGGTATTGATTTTGGTGGCCTGACCGCTGTAGACAGTTTCAATCTTACAGTTGGACGCACCGAAATTGCCGGTCTGATCGGCCCCAACGGTGCCGGTAAAACCACCGTTTTCAACCTGCTCACCAAGGTTTATCAGCCCACCCGCGGAACCATTTTGCTGGATGGCCGGGATACCCACAGCATGACCACCATGCAGGTGAACCGCTCCGGTATTGCCCGTACCTTCCAGAATATCCGCCTTTTCTCCAACCTGACTGTTGAGGATAATGTGAAGCTGGGCCTGCACAACCACATCAACTACGATATGTGGAGCGGCATTCTTCGCCTGCCTGCCTATTGGAAGGCGGAAAAGCTGGCTCATGACCGGGCCTTGGAGCTGCTTTCTATTTTTGACATGCAGGATTTCGCCCATCATCAGGCCGGCTCTCTGCCCTATGGCGCACAGCGCAGGCTGGAAATTGTTCGGGCACTGGCAACTAATCCTTCCCTTCTTCTGCTGGATGAACCGGCTGCCGGCATGAATCCCTCCGAAACCGCCGAGTTGATGGAAAACATCGTCAAGGTTCGGGATACCTTCCAGATTGCCATTATGCTCATCGAGCACGATATGAATCTGGTTATGGGCATCTGTGAGGGAATCTGTGTGCTGAACTTCGGCAAGGTCATTGCCAAAGGCACTCCCGGCGAGATTCAGAATAACCCGCAGGTCATCGAGGCCTATCTGGGCAAGAAAAAGGAGGGCTGA
- the tnpA gene encoding IS200/IS605 family transposase, with translation MKDINSLEHTKWRCQYHVVFAPKYRRQVIYREIKADIGFILRKLCDQKGVEIIEANACPDHIHMLISIPPKFSVSQIMGYLKGKSSLMIFDRHANLKYKYGNRHFWARGYYVDTVGRNKKQIQEYIKKQLEEDELSDQMSLKEYTDPFTGSKNTKA, from the coding sequence ATGAAAGACATAAACAGTTTAGAACATACCAAGTGGAGATGTCAATACCACGTAGTATTTGCACCAAAATACAGGAGACAAGTAATATATCGGGAAATTAAAGCAGACATAGGGTTTATCCTAAGGAAATTGTGTGATCAAAAAGGGGTAGAAATTATAGAAGCGAACGCATGCCCAGATCACATCCATATGCTAATCAGTATACCACCAAAGTTTAGTGTATCGCAGATAATGGGGTATCTAAAAGGGAAGAGCAGCTTAATGATATTCGACCGTCATGCAAATTTGAAGTACAAATATGGAAATAGGCATTTCTGGGCAAGAGGGTATTATGTGGATACAGTAGGGCGGAATAAAAAGCAGATACAGGAGTATATCAAAAAGCAATTGGAGGAAGATGAGCTATCCGATCAGATGAGTCTCAAGGAGTACACTGACCCGTTTACGGGTAGCAAGAACACCAAGGCATAA
- a CDS encoding ABC transporter permease, producing the protein MPGAVAQGLIWGIMAIGVYITYKILDVADLTVDGSFCTGGAVCVMMLMAGFDVGFALFAAFVVGLLTGLATGFFHTFCGISAILAGILTQLGLWSVNLAIMGKANQSINVNNYQLLVSLRYLQEVLKGIRPFYWSPILVVSLFVAAIIALLYWFFGTELGAAIRATGANLNMARAQGINTDFNKVLGLMLSNGIVALSGGLLAQYQGFADINMGRGAIVIGLAAVIIGEVLFARIFRNFALRLLGVAAGAIIYYMVIQAVLWLRLDSNYLKLLSALVVAVFLAVPYWKGKYFSAAFARKGGADRA; encoded by the coding sequence TTTGGATGTTGCCGATCTGACAGTAGATGGCTCTTTCTGCACCGGTGGTGCGGTATGCGTTATGATGCTGATGGCTGGCTTCGATGTCGGGTTTGCTTTGTTTGCTGCCTTTGTGGTGGGCCTGCTCACCGGGCTGGCTACCGGCTTTTTCCATACCTTTTGCGGGATCTCGGCTATTTTGGCCGGTATTTTAACCCAGCTTGGGCTGTGGTCGGTAAATCTGGCTATTATGGGCAAGGCCAATCAGTCCATCAATGTGAACAACTACCAGCTTTTGGTTTCCCTGCGCTATTTGCAGGAGGTGCTGAAAGGGATCCGGCCTTTTTACTGGTCGCCGATTCTGGTTGTGAGCCTATTTGTGGCGGCTATCATTGCTTTGCTTTATTGGTTTTTCGGCACCGAACTGGGCGCCGCTATCCGGGCCACCGGTGCAAACCTGAATATGGCCAGAGCACAGGGCATCAACACCGATTTTAACAAGGTGTTGGGGCTGATGCTCTCCAATGGGATTGTAGCTCTTTCTGGCGGGCTGCTGGCTCAGTATCAGGGCTTTGCGGATATCAACATGGGCCGTGGTGCCATTGTCATTGGGCTCGCTGCCGTGATCATCGGGGAAGTTCTTTTTGCCCGGATTTTCCGCAACTTTGCTCTGCGTCTGCTGGGCGTTGCCGCCGGCGCCATTATCTATTACATGGTCATTCAGGCTGTTCTGTGGCTGCGGCTGGATTCCAACTACCTGAAGCTGCTTTCTGCGCTGGTGGTTGCCGTTTTCCTTGCGGTTCCTTACTGGAAGGGAAAATATTTTTCTGCTGCCTTTGCCCGCAAAGGAGGTGCAGACCGTGCTTAA
- a CDS encoding ATP-binding cassette domain-containing protein, translated as MLKIENISKTFNPNTVNQKVALNNLSLTLNDGDFVTVIGGNGAGKSTMLNAVAGVFTVDEGQILIDGNNVTSLPEYKRATFIGRVFQDPMMGTAASMGIEENLALALRRGQTRSLRWGITGKERAEYRELLKTLDLGLEQRLTSKVGLLSGGQRQALTLLMATLKKPKLLLLDEHTAALDPKTAAKVLETTENIIRRDHLTTLMITHNMKDAITHGNRLVMLYEGRVVIDVGGEDKKKLTVEKLLEMFSKVSGSDEANDKMLLS; from the coding sequence GTGCTTAAAATCGAAAATATTTCAAAAACCTTCAATCCCAACACCGTGAACCAGAAGGTGGCACTTAACAATCTTTCCCTGACTTTGAACGACGGCGATTTTGTCACCGTTATTGGCGGCAACGGTGCGGGAAAATCCACCATGCTCAATGCGGTGGCCGGTGTCTTTACAGTGGATGAAGGCCAGATTCTTATTGATGGAAACAATGTTACCAGCCTGCCTGAATACAAACGGGCTACCTTTATCGGCCGTGTCTTTCAGGACCCTATGATGGGAACCGCCGCCAGCATGGGCATTGAGGAAAACCTTGCCCTTGCACTGCGCAGGGGCCAGACCAGAAGCCTGCGCTGGGGCATTACAGGCAAGGAGAGGGCTGAGTATCGGGAGCTGCTCAAAACGCTGGATTTGGGCTTGGAACAGCGTCTGACCTCTAAGGTAGGGCTGTTATCCGGTGGGCAGAGGCAGGCTCTTACCCTGCTGATGGCCACACTGAAAAAACCCAAACTGCTTTTGCTGGATGAACATACCGCCGCCCTTGACCCTAAAACGGCCGCTAAGGTGCTGGAAACCACCGAGAATATCATTCGCCGGGATCATTTAACCACCCTGATGATTACACACAACATGAAGGATGCCATTACCCATGGCAACCGCCTTGTGATGCTGTATGAGGGCCGGGTTGTCATTGATGTGGGCGGCGAGGATAAAAAGAAGCTGACTGTAGAAAAGCTGCTGGAGATGTTCAGCAAGGTCAGCGGCTCGGATGAAGCCAACGATAAGATGCTTCTCTCGTAA
- a CDS encoding HPr family phosphocarrier protein: protein MIQIKTVVKNATGLHARPAARLVKLCKTYKSKVTLQAGGRCCDAKSIFKLLQCAIKVGEIVIVQAEGEDEAQAATAVAQLIDALEE from the coding sequence TTGATTCAGATTAAAACTGTGGTGAAAAATGCAACTGGTCTGCATGCTCGCCCCGCCGCGAGGCTGGTGAAGCTCTGCAAAACCTATAAAAGCAAAGTTACGTTACAGGCAGGGGGGCGCTGCTGCGATGCAAAAAGTATTTTTAAGCTGCTGCAATGCGCTATTAAGGTGGGAGAGATTGTTATCGTTCAGGCAGAAGGCGAGGATGAAGCACAGGCCGCCACAGCTGTGGCCCAGTTGATTGATGCATTGGAGGAATAA